From the genome of Pukyongia salina, one region includes:
- a CDS encoding Hpt domain-containing protein — translation MTKHYSIESLREIAGGDSDFMAVVAQTFLDEIPPDLQAMEDAIENDNKELAYQFAHKMKPNLEMFGIDVLKDITTIESWTKTSKNKSSVDENVHNVSTTLRAVFKELKADFDLE, via the coding sequence ATGACAAAACACTATTCAATTGAAAGTCTAAGGGAGATCGCCGGAGGCGATTCAGATTTTATGGCAGTAGTTGCACAAACCTTTTTAGATGAGATTCCCCCGGACCTCCAGGCAATGGAGGACGCCATCGAAAACGATAATAAAGAACTGGCGTACCAGTTTGCACACAAAATGAAACCAAATCTAGAAATGTTCGGGATCGATGTGCTAAAAGATATCACCACTATAGAATCATGGACCAAAACTTCGAAGAACAAGTCTTCGGTAGATGAGAACGTCCACAATGTTTCAACTACCTTACGCGCTGTATTTAAAGAACTGAAGGCAGACTTTGACCTGGAATAA
- a CDS encoding sodium:solute symporter, producing MQPLHIIYLIAAYFGVLILVSVFTNKGGSNADFFKAGKRSPWYLVAFGMIGASLSGVTFISVPGWVEASKFSYFQVVLGYTIGYAVIGTVLLPLYYRLNLTSIYTYLEGRFGNNSYKTGASFFLLSRVVGASFRLYLVAIVLQNLVFDALNIPFWVTVTITILLIWLYTFKSGIKTIVWTDTLQTLFMLIAVGVAIYYVATDLGLDAGSVFGFIADSDLSQIFFFEDWKSGDHFVKQFISGAFIAIVMTGLDQDMMQKNLTCRSLKDAQKNMFWFTIVLTIVNFIFLALGLLLTVYAQQNGVDAVRDQLFPTIAMKSGLGIGIAVFFMLGLIAAAYSSADSALTSLTTSFSIDIMEIEKKYDAVKQVVMRKRIHVLASLVLIAVIIIFKYLIADATVIAKLFTFAGYTYGPLLGLYAFGLFTKWEVKDKLVPWIAVATPFAGYLISYLATLWINFDFGFFILILNGALTFLGLILIRR from the coding sequence ATGCAACCACTACATATCATTTATCTAATTGCAGCCTATTTTGGGGTGCTTATACTGGTTTCTGTATTCACTAATAAGGGAGGAAGTAATGCCGATTTTTTTAAGGCAGGTAAAAGATCTCCCTGGTATCTGGTAGCCTTCGGAATGATTGGCGCTTCGCTGAGTGGGGTTACATTTATTTCGGTGCCCGGATGGGTGGAGGCTTCAAAATTTAGCTATTTCCAGGTGGTCCTTGGGTATACGATTGGTTATGCAGTGATAGGTACTGTGTTATTACCATTGTATTACAGGCTTAATCTCACCTCTATATATACCTACCTTGAAGGCCGTTTCGGTAACAATTCGTATAAAACAGGTGCTTCATTCTTTCTTTTGTCGAGAGTTGTGGGTGCCAGTTTCCGTTTATATTTAGTTGCTATTGTACTCCAGAATCTCGTATTCGATGCCCTTAATATACCATTCTGGGTTACGGTTACTATCACCATCTTACTCATTTGGCTTTACACCTTTAAAAGCGGGATCAAGACCATTGTATGGACCGATACATTACAAACATTGTTTATGCTAATTGCGGTGGGTGTTGCGATCTATTATGTAGCCACCGATCTAGGACTGGACGCCGGGTCTGTTTTCGGGTTTATCGCAGATAGTGATCTTTCCCAGATCTTCTTTTTCGAAGATTGGAAAAGTGGTGATCATTTTGTAAAACAATTTATCAGCGGGGCATTTATCGCTATTGTGATGACCGGCCTCGACCAGGATATGATGCAGAAAAACCTCACCTGTAGATCTCTGAAAGACGCTCAAAAGAATATGTTCTGGTTTACGATCGTGCTCACAATTGTGAATTTCATTTTCCTCGCTCTTGGTTTATTATTAACTGTATACGCTCAACAAAACGGAGTGGATGCCGTTCGTGACCAATTATTTCCAACCATAGCGATGAAATCGGGCTTAGGGATAGGAATTGCGGTGTTCTTTATGCTCGGTTTAATTGCCGCAGCATATTCCAGTGCGGATAGCGCGTTAACCTCCCTAACTACCTCTTTCAGTATCGATATTATGGAGATAGAGAAGAAATACGATGCAGTGAAGCAGGTGGTAATGCGCAAACGGATTCATGTTTTGGCTTCCCTGGTATTAATTGCAGTCATCATTATTTTTAAATACCTCATCGCAGACGCTACGGTTATTGCAAAATTGTTCACTTTTGCCGGCTATACCTATGGGCCCTTGCTGGGTCTTTATGCTTTTGGCTTATTTACTAAATGGGAGGTAAAGGATAAACTCGTGCCATGGATCGCCGTGGCTACCCCGTTTGCAGGATACTTAATTAGCTACCTGGCCACATTATGGATAAATTTCGATTTCGGTTTCTTTATCCTCATTTTAAACGGAGCTCTCACCTTTTTAGGACTAATATTGATTAGACGCTAA
- the recR gene encoding recombination mediator RecR, whose product MDFSSKLLENAVNEMSQLPGIGKRTALRLVLHMLKQPQEQTSQLAAALEKMRNEINFCKNCHNISDLTLCEICANPGRNEKQVCVVEDIRDVMAIENTSQYRGHYHVLGGKISPMDGIGPGDLNIPSLVDKVSNGQVEELIFALSSTMEGDTTNFYIYKQIEGFNVLSTTIARGISVGDELEYADEVTLGRSILNRIPFETSLKS is encoded by the coding sequence ATGGATTTCTCTTCAAAATTACTTGAAAATGCGGTGAACGAGATGTCGCAATTGCCCGGAATTGGCAAGCGAACAGCTTTGCGACTTGTTTTACATATGCTGAAACAGCCGCAGGAACAAACTTCACAATTAGCGGCAGCTTTGGAGAAAATGCGAAATGAGATCAATTTTTGTAAGAACTGTCATAACATCTCCGATCTTACCCTCTGTGAGATATGTGCAAATCCGGGCCGAAATGAAAAACAGGTGTGTGTTGTGGAAGATATAAGGGATGTAATGGCGATCGAGAATACGAGTCAGTACCGGGGGCATTATCATGTCCTGGGAGGAAAGATCTCGCCCATGGACGGTATTGGGCCCGGCGATCTCAATATTCCCTCCCTGGTGGATAAAGTGAGTAACGGACAAGTAGAAGAGCTGATCTTCGCATTGAGTTCGACCATGGAAGGAGATACCACCAATTTTTATATCTACAAGCAGATAGAAGGCTTCAATGTACTTTCTACTACCATAGCTCGGGGCATATCGGTAGGCGATGAGTTAGAATATGCAGATGAAGTGACTCTGGGCCGAAGTATTTTAAACCGAATTCCGTTCGAAACCTCGCTGAAAAGTTGA
- a CDS encoding glycosyltransferase family 2 protein codes for MSVIILNYNVRYFLEQAVRSVQQAITSLDAEIIVIDNNSADDSCQMMKEKFPTIRLIENNENVGFSKANNQAVAQAQGEYVCILNPDTAVPHTIFSNCLHYSSENPDLGILGVQLMDGTGNFLPESKRNVPTPWASIVKLLGFRKNKNGYYANDIAETDTGEVAVLPGAFMFLKRSVYEEVGGFDEDYFMYGEDIDFSYKVLQAGYKNHYMGTDGILHYKGESPQNDSTYLDRFYGAMHIFYRKHFASNFLSDAGVHLGLSLSKLIRKLTGKRSRNKAIPPSEAVIITDNFNLLKNLSEKLEIPAKSASKAILNDKDFKNTLFVFDEEYMSYNQIFMVMKRLKKRGNHFRIRPSGCNFMLGSDKSDEKGIVVVF; via the coding sequence TTGTCTGTCATCATTCTCAATTATAATGTTCGATATTTCCTCGAACAGGCAGTTCGAAGTGTGCAACAAGCCATAACTTCCCTGGATGCAGAGATTATTGTGATCGATAATAATTCGGCCGATGATAGCTGCCAAATGATGAAAGAAAAATTTCCTACCATCAGGTTGATAGAGAATAATGAGAATGTAGGGTTCAGCAAAGCGAATAATCAGGCCGTTGCCCAGGCTCAGGGAGAATATGTGTGCATACTCAATCCGGATACAGCCGTACCGCACACCATTTTCAGCAATTGTCTTCATTACAGTTCAGAAAATCCTGATCTTGGGATACTCGGTGTGCAACTGATGGATGGAACTGGAAATTTCCTTCCGGAAAGCAAAAGAAATGTGCCTACTCCTTGGGCATCTATTGTAAAACTACTCGGTTTCAGAAAAAATAAAAATGGATATTATGCCAATGATATAGCCGAAACCGATACAGGTGAAGTAGCTGTATTACCCGGTGCATTTATGTTTCTTAAAAGGTCTGTTTATGAAGAAGTGGGTGGTTTCGATGAAGACTATTTTATGTATGGGGAGGATATAGACTTCTCGTATAAGGTATTGCAGGCGGGATATAAGAATCATTATATGGGAACCGACGGTATCCTTCATTATAAAGGAGAAAGCCCGCAGAACGACTCTACATATCTGGATCGCTTCTACGGGGCCATGCACATTTTTTACAGGAAACATTTTGCATCCAATTTCCTAAGCGATGCAGGAGTTCACTTAGGTTTATCCCTAAGTAAATTGATACGTAAATTAACGGGCAAGCGTAGCCGGAACAAGGCTATTCCGCCTTCGGAAGCCGTAATTATCACCGATAACTTTAATTTGCTGAAAAATCTTTCAGAAAAACTCGAAATACCTGCGAAATCGGCTTCAAAAGCCATCCTTAATGACAAAGATTTCAAAAATACGCTGTTCGTTTTTGATGAGGAGTATATGTCTTATAATCAGATATTTATGGTTATGAAGCGGCTTAAAAAAAGGGGTAACCACTTCAGAATAAGGCCTTCCGGATGCAATTTTATGCTCGGGAGCGATAAAAGTGACGAAAAAGGAATTGTTGTCGTTTTTTAA
- a CDS encoding dihydrolipoamide acetyltransferase family protein has protein sequence MAKFELKLPKMGESVAEATVTNWLKEIGDTIEADEAVLEIATDKVDSEVPSEVDGVLVERLFEADDVVQVGQTIAIIETDGDLGSNGVDLAETEVQENTADTPAPEVVAAVEERVAEAKASTQPVIENKGERFYSPLVRNIASEEGITQNELDAVPGTGKDGRVTKNDILSYLKSRTSTPAATTPAVEAARPEKPVSVSKPVVPVSVNGEDEIIEMTRMGKLIAHHMIESTQTSAHVQSFVECDVTKIWNWRNKVKDGFEKREGEKLTFTPIFMEAVAKALREFPMMNISVDGDKIIKRRNINLGMAAALADGNLIVPVIKNADQLNLVGMSKAVNDLANRARNGQLKPDEIQGGTYTVTNVGTFGSVMGTPIINQPQVGILALGAIRKVPAVIETSEGDFIGIRYKMFLSHSYDHRVVNGALGGQFVKAVADYLEAWDVNREV, from the coding sequence ATGGCAAAATTTGAATTGAAACTTCCAAAAATGGGTGAGAGTGTTGCTGAAGCAACGGTAACCAACTGGCTCAAGGAAATTGGAGATACCATAGAAGCCGATGAGGCGGTGCTGGAGATCGCTACCGATAAAGTAGACAGCGAAGTGCCAAGTGAAGTGGATGGGGTATTGGTAGAACGATTGTTCGAGGCAGACGATGTAGTACAGGTAGGACAAACCATAGCAATCATCGAAACTGATGGCGATTTGGGTTCTAACGGGGTAGATTTGGCCGAAACAGAAGTACAGGAAAATACTGCAGACACACCTGCACCAGAAGTAGTAGCAGCCGTTGAGGAGAGAGTGGCAGAAGCCAAAGCGAGTACGCAACCGGTTATTGAGAATAAAGGGGAAAGATTTTACTCACCCCTGGTAAGAAACATAGCTTCGGAAGAAGGGATAACGCAAAACGAATTAGATGCGGTCCCGGGAACAGGTAAGGATGGAAGGGTTACCAAAAACGATATTCTATCTTATTTGAAGAGTCGTACATCGACCCCGGCAGCTACAACGCCAGCCGTAGAAGCCGCGAGACCAGAAAAACCCGTGTCCGTTTCTAAGCCCGTAGTTCCTGTATCGGTGAATGGTGAGGATGAGATCATCGAGATGACCCGAATGGGTAAATTGATCGCCCATCACATGATAGAAAGTACTCAAACCTCCGCTCATGTGCAGAGTTTTGTTGAGTGTGATGTTACCAAGATATGGAACTGGCGAAACAAAGTGAAAGACGGATTCGAGAAACGAGAAGGCGAAAAACTTACGTTTACTCCTATATTCATGGAAGCAGTGGCCAAAGCGCTTCGCGAATTTCCTATGATGAATATTTCGGTGGATGGCGACAAGATCATCAAACGCAGAAACATCAATCTGGGAATGGCTGCAGCCCTGGCCGATGGAAACCTAATAGTCCCGGTTATCAAAAATGCAGATCAGCTTAACCTTGTTGGGATGAGCAAGGCAGTGAACGACCTGGCTAATCGTGCTCGCAACGGACAATTAAAGCCGGACGAGATCCAGGGAGGCACTTATACAGTTACTAATGTAGGTACCTTCGGAAGTGTGATGGGTACGCCTATTATAAACCAACCCCAGGTAGGGATCCTTGCGCTGGGCGCTATTCGAAAAGTGCCGGCGGTAATCGAGACCTCTGAAGGTGATTTTATTGGAATTCGATACAAGATGTTCTTGTCGCATAGCTATGACCACCGTGTAGTTAATGGAGCCTTAGGAGGACAATTTGTAAAAGCAGTGGCCGATTATCTCGAAGCCTGGGATGTGAACCGCGAAGTTTAG
- a CDS encoding CoA-binding protein, protein MKKTVVIGASTNLDRYSNLVIHRLRAKGYPVVAIGNRTGTIADVDIITEKEPLKDVHTVSLYLGAKRQPEYYDYVVSLNPERVIFNPGTENPEFYDILLKNNIKVDVACSLVLLASNQY, encoded by the coding sequence ATGAAAAAGACAGTTGTAATAGGTGCCAGTACAAACCTTGATCGTTATTCGAACCTTGTAATTCACAGACTGAGGGCTAAAGGTTATCCGGTTGTTGCGATAGGAAATAGAACTGGGACTATTGCCGATGTTGATATTATTACTGAAAAAGAACCATTGAAAGATGTGCACACGGTAAGTCTCTACCTGGGCGCAAAAAGGCAACCGGAATATTACGACTATGTAGTCTCTCTCAATCCGGAACGGGTGATTTTTAATCCCGGAACTGAAAATCCGGAGTTTTACGATATACTCTTAAAAAATAATATTAAGGTGGATGTGGCCTGCAGCCTGGTGCTTTTAGCGTCTAATCAATATTAG
- a CDS encoding VPS10 domain-containing protein: MKTLCTSIILFLLNFTANSQEYLQMIDAGTYPVQEIIDSAEAYFEGKDKGRGSGYKQFKRWEYNALRMVKEDGFLPAITENLTEFERYNAYLNETAGSRQPLSDNWEELGPTNWNATTSWNPGVGRITGISIDENDSDHIIVGANTGGVWKTTDGGLNWTPLNDFFSNLYVYAVTIDPSNPDTYFSGSSSGIIFKSTDAGATWNLLADMSNSLINKIVIHPSNSSIMFACSQNAGIYRSTDGGVSWTNTGIDNQAYDIEFKPGNPDIVYASGAGVHKSTDGGMTFTTIGGFQNGPKMIGVSAADPDRVYVLEADSGIFGGFYRSTDGGDTFTELDQGGLNYFGYSTAGLDNSGQAPRDMDIAVNPANADEVHIAGVLTWRSMDGGVSFTCTADWIPDAAATANIGYCHADVDIMLFNGSTLYVGTDGGIFKAEDTVNLTSDYYTDLSSGLGIRQWYKIGVAQTPDVIVTGGSQDNGSSFYTAAEGWKDWIGADGMEGFVDKDNPDIMYGTIQFGRLYRTEDAAASIINLNEPGTGSGEWVTPFEQDPIEPNTIYLGYNYVYKSTNKGITWTAISQNFNASLDNLKIAPSNNLVMYASNSGQLYRTDDGGATNWVLKSLPGGSINSIAIHPADPDKIAVAVANNNSIFISNDGGATWENYKKNLPNFSALALVWQDNGANGLYIGMNYGIYYIDDTLNEWQPYNTNLPNVIINELEINYADEKIYAATYGRGLWASPIADVILGGNDLFNSNTVSIYPNPGDDHIWIAAGTAFEAEVRIFDVGGKLVQFEKQVSNNEAIDISNLTRGVYFIRIQTEMGQATKKFVKK; encoded by the coding sequence ATGAAAACTCTTTGTACTTCAATAATCCTGTTTCTTTTAAACTTTACTGCGAATTCTCAGGAATATCTTCAAATGATAGATGCCGGAACGTATCCGGTTCAGGAAATAATAGATAGCGCAGAGGCTTATTTTGAAGGTAAAGATAAAGGACGAGGATCTGGCTATAAACAATTCAAACGATGGGAATACAATGCCCTTCGAATGGTGAAGGAAGATGGTTTCCTGCCTGCAATAACCGAAAACCTTACCGAGTTTGAACGCTATAATGCGTACCTCAATGAAACTGCAGGTAGCAGACAACCATTATCCGATAATTGGGAAGAATTGGGCCCTACAAACTGGAATGCCACAACTAGCTGGAATCCGGGAGTAGGAAGGATCACGGGTATTTCGATCGATGAGAATGACAGCGATCATATTATCGTTGGAGCAAATACAGGAGGGGTGTGGAAAACTACAGATGGTGGTCTAAACTGGACCCCGCTCAACGACTTTTTTTCTAATTTGTATGTGTATGCAGTCACTATAGATCCTTCCAATCCAGATACGTATTTCTCGGGATCTTCCAGCGGGATCATATTTAAATCGACCGATGCCGGTGCCACCTGGAACCTGTTGGCCGATATGAGCAACTCGCTCATCAATAAGATTGTTATTCATCCTTCCAATTCATCTATCATGTTTGCCTGTTCTCAAAATGCGGGCATCTACAGAAGTACAGATGGAGGAGTCAGCTGGACCAATACCGGTATTGATAACCAGGCTTACGATATAGAATTTAAACCCGGCAACCCGGATATCGTCTATGCCAGTGGGGCCGGGGTACATAAATCAACAGATGGCGGTATGACCTTTACCACAATAGGTGGATTTCAGAACGGACCAAAAATGATAGGGGTCTCTGCGGCAGATCCGGACAGAGTCTACGTGCTGGAAGCCGATAGTGGAATATTTGGCGGATTCTATAGATCGACGGATGGTGGCGATACGTTTACAGAACTGGATCAGGGGGGGCTAAACTACTTTGGATATAGTACAGCGGGCTTGGATAACAGCGGACAGGCACCTCGCGACATGGATATAGCGGTAAACCCTGCCAATGCAGATGAAGTACATATTGCCGGAGTCCTTACCTGGCGATCCATGGACGGCGGTGTATCGTTCACCTGTACGGCAGACTGGATACCCGATGCAGCTGCCACGGCCAACATTGGTTACTGCCATGCCGATGTGGATATTATGTTATTTAACGGTTCCACCTTGTATGTGGGTACAGACGGAGGAATCTTTAAAGCCGAAGATACCGTTAATCTAACCTCCGATTATTATACCGATCTCTCCTCTGGCCTGGGTATCAGGCAGTGGTATAAGATAGGGGTTGCACAAACCCCAGACGTGATCGTAACTGGTGGTTCCCAGGATAATGGCTCTTCCTTTTACACGGCAGCAGAGGGATGGAAGGACTGGATAGGTGCCGATGGCATGGAAGGATTTGTGGATAAGGATAATCCGGATATAATGTACGGCACCATACAATTTGGCCGTCTTTATCGAACCGAAGATGCAGCCGCGAGTATTATTAATTTAAATGAACCCGGCACAGGTAGCGGTGAATGGGTAACGCCCTTCGAACAGGATCCCATCGAGCCAAATACAATTTATCTCGGTTACAATTATGTATATAAATCCACGAATAAAGGAATTACCTGGACAGCTATCTCTCAAAATTTTAATGCCAGTCTGGATAATTTGAAGATCGCACCATCAAACAACCTGGTGATGTACGCCAGTAATAGTGGACAGCTTTATCGCACCGATGATGGAGGAGCAACTAATTGGGTATTAAAATCCTTACCCGGAGGGTCTATCAATTCCATTGCCATACATCCGGCGGATCCGGATAAGATCGCAGTGGCCGTTGCTAATAACAATTCGATTTTTATCTCGAATGATGGGGGTGCTACCTGGGAGAACTATAAGAAGAATCTGCCAAATTTCAGTGCGCTGGCTCTGGTGTGGCAGGATAATGGGGCTAACGGACTCTATATTGGTATGAACTACGGTATCTATTATATAGACGATACCTTAAATGAGTGGCAACCCTACAATACCAACTTACCTAACGTGATCATCAACGAACTGGAGATCAATTATGCCGATGAAAAGATATACGCTGCTACTTATGGCCGCGGACTCTGGGCGTCGCCTATTGCCGATGTGATCCTGGGGGGGAACGACTTGTTCAATTCTAATACGGTATCGATTTATCCAAACCCGGGAGATGACCATATTTGGATAGCTGCCGGAACAGCTTTCGAGGCTGAGGTGCGAATATTTGATGTGGGAGGGAAGTTAGTTCAGTTTGAAAAACAAGTTTCCAATAATGAGGCTATCGATATATCCAATTTGACACGAGGTGTATATTTCATTCGCATTCAAACCGAAATGGGACAGGCCACTAAAAAATTCGTAAAAAAGTAA
- a CDS encoding fumarylacetoacetate hydrolase family protein — translation MKIICVGRNYAAHIEELDNDRPKDPVLFLKPDTAILLKKQPFFLPDFSNDVHHEVEILVKIKKIGKHIDRKFAHKYYDEIGLGIDFTARDLQSQLKEKGLPWEKAKAFDGAAVVGKFIPKTRFKSVDSIKFNLRKNDEIVQEGNTALMLWKIDSLIEYISKYFTLKIGDIIFTGTPSGVAKVNPEDKLTGYIEETEVFSIKVK, via the coding sequence ATGAAGATAATTTGTGTAGGTAGAAACTACGCCGCTCACATAGAAGAATTAGACAATGATCGTCCGAAAGACCCGGTATTATTTCTAAAGCCAGATACCGCTATCTTACTCAAAAAACAACCGTTTTTTCTCCCCGATTTCTCCAATGACGTTCATCACGAGGTAGAGATATTGGTGAAGATCAAAAAGATCGGGAAGCATATAGATCGTAAATTTGCGCACAAATATTACGATGAAATTGGTCTCGGGATCGATTTCACGGCACGCGATTTGCAATCGCAGTTGAAAGAAAAAGGCCTTCCCTGGGAAAAGGCAAAGGCTTTCGACGGAGCAGCCGTTGTAGGAAAATTTATACCGAAAACTCGCTTTAAAAGTGTGGATTCCATTAAATTTAACCTCCGGAAAAACGACGAGATCGTTCAGGAAGGCAATACAGCCCTGATGTTGTGGAAAATAGATTCGTTAATCGAATATATTTCCAAATATTTCACATTAAAGATTGGAGATATTATCTTTACGGGCACTCCTTCCGGCGTAGCCAAAGTGAACCCGGAAGACAAACTAACCGGATATATTGAAGAAACCGAGGTTTTTTCTATTAAAGTAAAATAA
- a CDS encoding 3'-5' exonuclease, with amino-acid sequence MELKLSKPICFFDLETTGTNVATDRIVEISILKVHPNGNKESYTWRVNPEMPIPAGAAAIHGITDEMVANEPTFKELAPKVHALMKDSDLGGFNSNRFDIPLLAEELLRADVDFDLKKAASVDVQTIFHKMEKRTLEAAYKFYCNKELENAHSAEADTIATYEVLKAQLDKYEDLENDVNTLATFSSHKNYADFAGYIGFDKDGAEVFSFGKHRGKKVEDVMEQEPGYFGWLLNADFPLYTKKVLTRIKLSKLNNKL; translated from the coding sequence ATGGAATTGAAATTATCTAAACCTATCTGTTTTTTCGACCTTGAAACAACTGGTACTAATGTTGCAACAGACCGAATTGTAGAGATTTCTATCCTTAAAGTACATCCAAACGGTAACAAAGAAAGTTACACCTGGCGAGTAAATCCGGAAATGCCAATCCCAGCTGGTGCCGCTGCCATCCACGGTATTACAGACGAAATGGTGGCCAACGAACCCACCTTTAAGGAACTGGCTCCTAAAGTGCATGCTTTGATGAAGGATTCAGACCTGGGCGGATTTAATTCCAATCGTTTCGATATTCCATTACTTGCCGAAGAACTATTGCGAGCCGACGTGGATTTCGACTTGAAAAAGGCTGCCTCGGTGGATGTACAAACCATTTTTCACAAAATGGAGAAGAGAACCCTGGAAGCTGCCTATAAGTTCTATTGTAATAAAGAGTTGGAAAATGCACATAGTGCAGAGGCCGATACGATCGCAACCTATGAGGTGCTGAAAGCACAATTAGATAAATACGAAGATCTTGAAAATGATGTAAATACTCTGGCAACCTTCAGTTCCCATAAGAACTATGCCGACTTTGCCGGTTACATTGGATTTGATAAGGACGGAGCAGAAGTGTTCTCATTTGGAAAGCACAGAGGTAAGAAAGTAGAAGATGTGATGGAGCAGGAACCAGGGTATTTTGGCTGGCTGCTGAATGCAGATTTTCCACTTTATACTAAAAAAGTACTCACTCGAATAAAACTGAGTAAGCTAAACAACAAACTTTAA
- a CDS encoding glutaredoxin family protein, with protein sequence MRPNLLFLLILFFCNLSYAQGLKVLIKEKKKGKRLILIAENKTPDTLNVFLMVNAEGYRRSASKPVIKNIPPLSETPMITLIELDNVESFYTFDLVVNEKEHNLQFSYDEPERDIERVVQGKLIIFSADGCTKCERLSQKLNENRIQHRIFNIQKDAVLYGQFMSFIERKLTEETKIRFPVIWYRDDVIFGYNDLEDLVLRLKD encoded by the coding sequence ATGAGACCTAATTTACTTTTTTTATTGATACTTTTTTTCTGCAATCTTTCCTATGCACAGGGTCTGAAAGTTCTGATAAAGGAAAAGAAGAAAGGAAAACGCCTGATTCTCATCGCAGAAAATAAAACCCCGGACACCCTCAATGTCTTTTTGATGGTAAATGCTGAAGGTTACAGGAGAAGCGCTTCAAAACCTGTGATAAAGAATATTCCTCCCCTCTCCGAAACTCCTATGATCACCCTAATCGAACTGGACAATGTGGAGTCTTTCTATACCTTCGATCTGGTGGTCAATGAAAAGGAACACAATCTGCAATTTTCGTACGATGAACCCGAGCGGGACATCGAAAGGGTGGTACAAGGGAAGTTGATCATCTTTTCGGCCGACGGTTGTACGAAATGTGAGCGATTATCACAAAAATTAAATGAGAACCGAATACAGCATCGAATCTTTAATATCCAAAAAGACGCTGTGCTTTACGGACAATTTATGAGTTTTATTGAACGCAAATTAACCGAAGAAACCAAGATAAGGTTTCCGGTGATATGGTATAGAGACGATGTTATATTTGGTTATAACGACCTGGAGGATCTTGTCCTAAGACTCAAAGATTGA